A single window of Nocardia sp. NBC_01327 DNA harbors:
- a CDS encoding PadR family transcriptional regulator yields the protein MENFDNRGRGPWRRLRSEEQQGPEHPRMRRGGGGPFGERGPRGEHGPHRHGHGRGFGPDFGPGGFGPGGFSAGPLGRGRGRGGRGRRGDVRAAILLLLEDRPMHGYELIQQIRERSQDVWRPSPGSIYPALAQLEDEGLVIIEKVAGRKTAKLTEAGTAYLEENRADLGDPWQDVKDGVGDQALDLRGLIGQLMGAVAQVASVGTPDQAAKAAEILTEARRSLYRILAEDDTPEK from the coding sequence TTGACAACAGGGGCCGCGGGCCCTGGCGGCGACTGCGCTCGGAAGAGCAGCAGGGCCCCGAACATCCGCGGATGCGACGTGGTGGCGGCGGCCCGTTCGGTGAACGTGGTCCCCGCGGCGAGCACGGCCCGCACCGGCACGGCCACGGTCGTGGCTTCGGCCCGGACTTCGGTCCCGGCGGCTTCGGCCCGGGCGGCTTCAGCGCCGGACCCCTCGGCCGTGGACGTGGTCGCGGTGGACGCGGACGTCGTGGCGATGTGCGCGCGGCCATCCTCCTGCTACTGGAGGACCGGCCCATGCACGGCTACGAGCTGATCCAGCAGATCCGCGAGCGCAGCCAGGACGTCTGGCGTCCCAGCCCGGGTTCCATCTACCCCGCGCTGGCACAGCTCGAGGACGAGGGTCTGGTCATTATCGAGAAGGTGGCCGGTCGTAAGACCGCCAAGCTCACCGAGGCCGGCACCGCCTACCTCGAGGAGAATCGCGCCGATCTGGGCGATCCCTGGCAGGACGTCAAGGACGGCGTCGGCGATCAGGCACTCGATCTGCGTGGTCTGATCGGTCAGCTGATGGGTGCGGTCGCACAGGTCGCTTCGGTCGGCACACCCGATCAGGCAGCCAAGGCGGCCGAGATTCTCACCGAGGCCCGCCGGTCGCTCTACCGGATCCTCGCCGAAGACGACACACCCGAAAAGTAG
- a CDS encoding esterase/lipase family protein, translating to MRKPLLRSVAPVGVMMLGIIAGVGATPWETGVAAAAPALRPIEVPSQAGPPQTEHLAAARYLKEHPDAAPAGSNDFGCKPNADHPRPIVLAHGTDSSAYSDWSALSPVLAQAGFCVFALNYGGKVGGDSFGTEDVWESSAQIGDFVDQVLAATGAAQVDMVGFSQGASVTRYYINKLGGAPKVGQWVGMASPSYGGIMYGLVPVADRAPVLYEVVQQATSLAAIQQAAGSPFIKDLNAGGDTVPGVRYTTIGSRVDEMIQPFANIALHGEGATNLVLQDMCSTDLTGHFHMVYDPYVQQMVLNVLDPAHAVQPTCTAVALGTGISDVVLAAHS from the coding sequence ATGCGAAAGCCGCTGTTGCGCAGCGTCGCACCGGTCGGGGTCATGATGCTGGGGATTATCGCGGGTGTCGGCGCGACACCGTGGGAAACCGGGGTGGCCGCGGCCGCGCCCGCGCTACGGCCGATCGAGGTGCCCAGCCAAGCCGGGCCGCCGCAGACCGAACATCTGGCAGCGGCCCGGTATCTCAAAGAACATCCGGACGCGGCGCCGGCGGGGTCGAATGACTTCGGCTGCAAGCCGAATGCCGACCACCCGCGTCCGATCGTGCTCGCGCACGGCACCGACTCCTCGGCCTATTCCGACTGGTCGGCGCTGAGTCCCGTGCTCGCACAGGCCGGTTTCTGCGTTTTCGCGCTGAACTACGGCGGCAAGGTCGGCGGTGACAGCTTCGGCACCGAGGACGTCTGGGAAAGTTCCGCGCAGATCGGCGATTTCGTCGATCAGGTGCTCGCCGCCACCGGAGCCGCACAGGTCGATATGGTCGGATTCTCGCAGGGCGCCAGCGTCACTCGCTACTACATCAACAAACTGGGTGGTGCGCCCAAGGTCGGCCAGTGGGTCGGCATGGCCTCGCCCAGTTACGGCGGCATCATGTACGGGCTCGTGCCGGTGGCCGATAGAGCCCCGGTGCTCTACGAGGTCGTGCAGCAGGCCACCTCGCTCGCCGCGATCCAGCAGGCGGCCGGCTCGCCCTTCATCAAGGATCTCAATGCGGGCGGTGACACCGTCCCCGGTGTGCGATACACGACAATCGGCAGCCGCGTGGACGAGATGATCCAGCCGTTCGCCAATATCGCGCTACACGGGGAGGGCGCCACCAATCTGGTGCTGCAGGATATGTGCTCGACCGATCTGACCGGGCACTTCCACATGGTCTACGACCCGTATGTGCAGCAGATGGTGCTCAATGTCCTCGATCCCGCGCATGCCGTGCAGCCCACCTGCACCGCCGTCGCGCTGGGCACCGGCATCAGCGATGTGGTGCTGGCCGCACATTCGTAA